A part of Oncorhynchus clarkii lewisi isolate Uvic-CL-2024 chromosome 17, UVic_Ocla_1.0, whole genome shotgun sequence genomic DNA contains:
- the LOC139370335 gene encoding C-X-C motif chemokine 11-like, with amino-acid sequence MAFTPKACSLFLVVLLGVCIQLNGAQHVPGARCKCPGTIMHTQEIIDDFEIIEKTHYCDTTEIIVTLAEDGARRCLNPAGRKAMFFVNCWNRINKDDKQKKRCLKRKAE; translated from the exons ATGGCCTTCACACCAAAAGCCTGCAGTCTTTTCCTGGTGGTTTTGCTGGGAGTTTGTATACAGCTCAACGGAG CTCAACACGTTCCAGGTGCCAGATGCAAATGCCCAGGAACCATTATGCACACTCAGGAAATCATTGATGACTTTGAAATCATTGAAAAGACCCATTACTGCGACACTACTGAAATCAT TGTTACACTGGCGGAAGATGGAGCCAGAAGGTGCCTGAACCCCGCTGGAAGGAAGGCCATGTTTTTCGTCAACTGCTGGAACAG AATAAACAAGGACGACAAGCAAAAGAAGAGGTGTCTTAAGAGAAAAGCAGAGTGA